The following proteins are encoded in a genomic region of Candidatus Methylospira mobilis:
- the ppk1 gene encoding polyphosphate kinase 1 yields the protein MVDLTAPELYINKELSLLEFNWRVLEQARSGATPLLERLNFLCISCSNMDEFFEVRVAGLIQRAELASEPPEEPDALPTQEVLARISQRAHELVAEQYRVFNEVLLPQLAAESIRFIRRAKWSAAQRSWLQRYFRDELLPMLSPLGLDPSHPFPRLLNKSLNFIVPLSGKDAFGRDIHMAVLQAPRSLPRIVPLPPKETGSGPHDFVFLSSIIHAFAEELFQGVQVLGCYQFRVTRNSDMYLDEEEVDDLLQAVEGELTARNYGDAVRLEVANCPEDIAALLMQYFELSTDRLYRVNGPVNLSRAREVYDQINRPDLKFPVFTPSVAPALAAHPDDFFAAIREHDILLHHPYESFASIIELIHQAADDPQVVAIKQTLYRTGINSPIVEALLRAARAGKEVAVVVELLARFDEQANISLAHRLQEAGVQVVYGIVGYKTHAKMLLILRREDKKIGYYTHLGTGNYHSRTSRLYTDYGLLTHDRVMGEDVRRVFLQLTSLGQMTALSRVLQSPFTLHSTLIGKIDREIEHVKQGRVGRIVIKVNSVDEPQLIRALYRASMAGVKIILLVRGLCCLRPGVPGVSDNIEVRSVIGRFLEHSRIYWFANDGEDEIYAASADMMVRNMFRRVETAFPIVDPDLSARLKSDMELYLQDNTLTWILNTDGSYLHVLPAEGEPVVAVQSALLQQLAERVS from the coding sequence ATGGTTGATTTGACGGCGCCCGAGCTTTATATCAATAAGGAACTGAGCCTGCTCGAGTTTAACTGGCGCGTGTTGGAGCAGGCTAGAAGCGGAGCGACTCCATTGCTGGAGAGGCTTAATTTTCTGTGTATTTCCTGCTCGAATATGGACGAGTTTTTCGAGGTACGCGTTGCCGGCCTGATACAGCGTGCAGAACTTGCCAGCGAGCCGCCCGAGGAGCCCGATGCGTTGCCGACGCAGGAGGTGTTGGCGCGCATCAGCCAGCGGGCTCACGAGCTGGTTGCCGAACAGTACCGGGTTTTCAACGAGGTACTGCTGCCGCAGCTGGCTGCCGAATCCATACGTTTCATACGCCGCGCGAAATGGAGCGCCGCGCAACGCAGCTGGCTGCAGCGTTATTTTCGCGACGAACTGTTACCCATGCTTAGCCCGCTGGGCCTCGATCCCTCTCATCCTTTTCCGCGGTTGCTAAATAAAAGTTTGAACTTTATCGTGCCGCTGTCCGGTAAGGATGCCTTTGGCCGTGATATACATATGGCGGTTTTGCAAGCGCCGCGTTCCTTGCCGCGTATCGTGCCGTTGCCGCCCAAAGAAACCGGGAGCGGGCCGCATGATTTTGTCTTTTTGTCGTCCATCATCCATGCTTTTGCGGAAGAGCTGTTTCAAGGCGTGCAGGTTCTTGGGTGTTATCAGTTCCGGGTAACGCGCAATAGCGATATGTATCTGGACGAAGAAGAGGTTGACGATTTGCTGCAGGCGGTGGAGGGCGAGCTGACCGCGCGCAATTACGGCGATGCGGTGCGGCTGGAAGTAGCCAATTGTCCAGAGGACATTGCCGCACTGTTGATGCAGTATTTTGAGTTGAGTACGGACCGGCTTTATCGGGTGAACGGGCCGGTGAACCTGAGCCGTGCGCGCGAGGTTTACGATCAGATAAATCGGCCCGATCTCAAGTTTCCGGTATTTACTCCCAGCGTCGCTCCTGCTCTTGCCGCCCATCCAGACGACTTTTTTGCGGCGATACGCGAGCACGATATTTTGCTGCATCATCCTTATGAATCGTTTGCTTCCATCATCGAGTTGATACATCAGGCCGCGGACGATCCGCAGGTTGTAGCGATTAAACAAACGCTTTACCGCACCGGCATCAATTCGCCGATAGTCGAAGCCTTATTGCGCGCCGCTCGCGCGGGTAAAGAAGTTGCTGTGGTGGTGGAGTTGCTGGCGCGTTTTGATGAGCAGGCCAATATTTCGCTGGCGCATCGTTTGCAGGAGGCTGGCGTACAGGTGGTTTATGGCATCGTCGGTTATAAAACCCACGCCAAAATGCTGCTGATTTTAAGGCGTGAAGATAAGAAAATAGGGTATTACACGCATCTGGGCACCGGCAACTATCATTCGCGTACTTCGCGCTTGTATACCGATTATGGTTTGTTGACGCACGATAGAGTCATGGGCGAGGATGTACGGCGCGTGTTTCTACAGCTTACCAGCCTCGGACAGATGACCGCGCTTAGCAGAGTGTTGCAGTCGCCGTTTACGCTGCATAGTACCCTGATCGGCAAAATAGATCGCGAAATCGAGCATGTAAAACAGGGCAGGGTGGGGCGCATCGTTATCAAGGTGAATTCCGTCGACGAGCCGCAACTGATACGGGCGTTGTACCGCGCCTCAATGGCAGGGGTAAAAATCATCCTGCTGGTGCGCGGCCTGTGCTGTCTCCGTCCTGGTGTTCCAGGGGTTTCCGATAATATAGAAGTGCGTTCCGTTATCGGACGTTTCCTGGAGCATAGCCGGATTTACTGGTTTGCCAATGATGGGGAAGACGAAATTTACGCTGCCAGCGCCGACATGATGGTGCGCAACATGTTTCGCCGCGTGGAAACTGCGTTCCCTATTGTTGACCCTGATCTGAGCGCCAGATTGAAGAGCGACATGGAACTGTACCTTCAGGATAACACCTTGACCTGGATATTGAATACCGACGGTTCCTACCTGCACGTTTTGCCTGCCGAAGGAGAGCCTGTCGTAGCCGTACAGTCAGCACTACTGCAGCAACTGGCGGAGCGCGTATCTTGA
- the fliR gene encoding flagellar biosynthetic protein FliR, which produces MIEFTSAQINAWLSFFLWPLARILAVIATAPFFSNQSVPGTVKIGLGAALTVMIAPTLPAMPDIQVGSMAGLFILAQQVLIGIGIGFVFRMIIAVIEMAGDTISMSSGLGFAAFFDPQSQGQTGVIRQFLVIIATTLFVSLNGHLLLISALADSFNSLPVSATPVSAGFSRQLVYWGGNIFKSGVHLALPVVAAMLIANMALGILTRAAPQLNLFAIGFPFTLGVAFIILLFIVPLMAGPLNNLFEQGFSELRKLLSP; this is translated from the coding sequence GTGATCGAATTTACCAGCGCGCAAATCAACGCCTGGCTCAGTTTTTTTCTGTGGCCGCTTGCGCGTATTTTGGCTGTCATAGCGACGGCTCCATTCTTCAGCAACCAGTCGGTTCCCGGAACCGTCAAAATCGGATTGGGCGCGGCGCTGACAGTGATGATCGCGCCGACGCTTCCCGCCATGCCCGACATTCAGGTCGGTTCCATGGCCGGCTTGTTCATTCTTGCGCAACAAGTACTTATCGGTATCGGCATCGGTTTTGTGTTTCGCATGATTATCGCTGTGATCGAAATGGCGGGAGACACTATAAGTATGAGCTCCGGGCTGGGTTTTGCGGCCTTTTTCGACCCGCAAAGCCAAGGCCAGACCGGCGTAATACGTCAGTTTCTGGTCATCATTGCGACAACCCTGTTCGTATCTCTCAACGGTCATCTGCTGCTGATCTCAGCTCTGGCGGACAGCTTTAATAGCCTGCCCGTCTCGGCTACGCCTGTAAGCGCCGGCTTTTCGCGGCAGCTTGTGTATTGGGGAGGAAATATTTTCAAAAGCGGAGTGCATCTGGCGCTACCGGTGGTTGCCGCCATGCTGATAGCCAATATGGCGCTCGGCATCCTGACCCGCGCGGCGCCACAGCTCAATTTGTTCGCGATAGGATTCCCTTTTACCCTGGGCGTTGCCTTCATTATCCTGCTATTCATCGTCCCGCTAATGGCAGGGCCGTTGAATAATCTGTTCGAACAGGGGTTTTCGGAACTGCGAAAGCTGCTCAGCCCCTAG
- the fliQ gene encoding flagellar biosynthesis protein FliQ: MTPETVITMGRHALEITLELMAPPLLTALIVGLVISIFQAATQINEATLSFIPKFLGVLASLMILGPWMLTLILDYMREVLTSIPIITRY, encoded by the coding sequence ATGACGCCTGAAACCGTTATAACCATGGGACGCCATGCGCTGGAGATTACCTTGGAGTTGATGGCCCCGCCGCTGCTGACCGCTTTGATAGTCGGTCTTGTGATCAGTATTTTTCAGGCCGCAACGCAGATCAACGAAGCCACGCTATCGTTCATCCCTAAATTTCTCGGAGTTTTAGCATCGCTGATGATACTGGGACCGTGGATGCTGACTCTCATTCTCGATTACATGCGTGAGGTATTAACAAGCATTCCCATCATTACTCGTTATTAA
- the fliP gene encoding flagellar type III secretion system pore protein FliP (The bacterial flagellar biogenesis protein FliP forms a type III secretion system (T3SS)-type pore required for flagellar assembly.), producing the protein MNIVMAASAPALPGFTSTPLANGGQSFALPIETLLILTSLSFLPAALLMLTSFTRIIIVLSFLRQALGTQSAPPNQVVMGLALFMTFYIMGPVFDRIYQDAYLPYSESRISLLEAVDIGGKPLREFMLRQTRQTDLALFAKMANVPPLEGPESVGFRILIPAFVTSELKTAFQIGFSVFIPFLIIDMVVATILMSMGMMMVSPSIVSLPFKLILFVLADGWQLLIGSLAESFY; encoded by the coding sequence ATGAATATTGTCATGGCCGCATCCGCTCCAGCCTTGCCGGGTTTCACCAGCACGCCGCTGGCCAATGGTGGACAAAGCTTTGCCCTGCCAATAGAAACGCTACTGATTTTAACCTCATTGTCGTTTCTACCTGCCGCCCTGCTGATGCTGACCAGTTTTACCCGCATCATCATCGTGCTGTCGTTTCTACGTCAGGCGCTGGGAACGCAAAGCGCACCGCCAAATCAGGTTGTGATGGGACTTGCGCTGTTTATGACGTTTTACATCATGGGGCCGGTTTTTGATCGCATATACCAGGACGCCTATCTACCCTACTCCGAGAGCCGCATCAGCCTGTTGGAAGCAGTGGATATAGGAGGCAAACCGTTAAGGGAATTCATGCTGCGCCAGACACGTCAAACCGATCTGGCCCTGTTCGCCAAAATGGCTAATGTCCCGCCTCTGGAGGGACCTGAAAGCGTGGGGTTTCGTATTCTGATTCCCGCCTTTGTAACCAGTGAACTGAAGACAGCCTTCCAGATTGGTTTCAGCGTCTTTATCCCTTTTTTAATCATCGATATGGTGGTGGCCACCATATTGATGTCCATGGGCATGATGATGGTTTCTCCTTCCATCGTTTCACTACCCTTCAAATTAATCCTGTTCGTGCTCGCGGACGGCTGGCAACTGCTGATCGGCTCGCTGGCCGAAAGTTTTTATTAA
- the fliO gene encoding flagellar biosynthetic protein FliO, with amino-acid sequence MSPNGVFTSTATDSLQMLAGLVLVLAFIAVFAWSLRRLHFMNARNGMAAKVVGTLALGSRERIAIVEIANQWLVIGITPGRMCMLAKLPRQELTPDPPAAVVAGDFSSWLSRYMDKPNAE; translated from the coding sequence ATGAGCCCGAACGGCGTCTTTACTTCCACTGCGACAGATTCTTTGCAAATGCTGGCTGGACTCGTTCTTGTTCTGGCTTTTATTGCCGTATTCGCGTGGTCGCTTCGACGCTTGCACTTCATGAACGCCCGCAACGGCATGGCAGCCAAGGTTGTAGGCACACTGGCGTTGGGTTCTCGCGAGCGCATAGCGATAGTCGAAATCGCAAACCAATGGCTGGTTATCGGCATTACTCCGGGGCGCATGTGCATGCTGGCCAAGTTGCCGCGTCAGGAGTTAACGCCCGACCCACCGGCAGCCGTTGTCGCCGGCGATTTTTCCTCCTGGTTGTCTCGATATATGGACAAACCCAATGCGGAGTAA
- the fliN gene encoding flagellar motor switch protein FliN: protein MATEDISLEDEFAAALAEQARQTAPAAMPFQELKSAADKADENSQDLDFILDIPIQMTVELGRTKITIKNLLHLAQGSVVELDGLAGEPMDVLVNGFLIAQGEVVVVNDKFGIRMTDIITPAERIRKLNK, encoded by the coding sequence ATGGCTACTGAAGATATATCTTTAGAAGATGAATTTGCCGCCGCGCTCGCCGAACAAGCGCGTCAAACTGCGCCTGCCGCCATGCCGTTTCAGGAGCTTAAGAGCGCCGCAGATAAAGCGGACGAAAACTCGCAGGATCTGGATTTTATTCTTGATATCCCCATTCAAATGACAGTTGAGTTGGGACGCACCAAAATCACAATTAAAAATCTGCTGCATCTGGCTCAAGGATCGGTGGTTGAACTGGACGGCTTGGCGGGCGAACCCATGGATGTGCTGGTGAACGGTTTTCTGATCGCTCAGGGAGAAGTTGTCGTCGTCAACGACAAATTCGGTATCCGTATGACGGATATCATCACTCCGGCCGAGCGTATCCGTAAACTGAACAAATGA
- the fliM gene encoding flagellar motor switch protein FliM: protein MDAMLSQDEVDLLLKGVTNEPDDIPDQGNEYPDGVRPYNLATQERIVRGRMPTLEMINDRFNRLLKQEMFGLLRRNIEISRQMLNVTKYGDFIRGLVVPSNFNLIYVKPLVGQALIVMEPTLIFMCVDTLFGGDGRFTMRVEGRDFTETEQRIIQRIIDLIFDCYTKCWEPVYPVEFVYQRSEMHTQFVNIATPNEPVITASFTLDAGEAGGGKMHICFPYTMLEPLREILASSVQGESITGSNRWMNQLSHQIRAAELEIIADLGSVRLRMEDIVNMKVGDIIPFEVPEIIIAKINGVPVSECSYGIFNGHRAIRIKNMLSINDIEATHAIVQEAKYGY from the coding sequence ATGGATGCAATGCTCTCGCAGGATGAAGTCGACCTGCTTCTCAAGGGGGTAACGAACGAGCCCGATGACATACCTGATCAGGGCAACGAATACCCGGACGGCGTCAGGCCTTACAATTTAGCGACCCAGGAACGTATTGTCCGTGGGCGCATGCCTACGCTGGAAATGATCAACGATCGTTTCAACCGCCTGCTAAAGCAGGAAATGTTCGGGTTACTGCGGCGGAATATAGAAATATCCCGTCAAATGCTTAATGTCACCAAGTACGGCGACTTTATACGCGGCTTGGTCGTACCCAGCAACTTTAATTTGATTTATGTCAAACCGCTGGTCGGGCAAGCCTTGATAGTGATGGAACCTACGTTAATATTCATGTGCGTAGATACCTTGTTCGGCGGCGATGGGCGTTTTACCATGCGGGTGGAAGGACGCGATTTCACCGAAACCGAACAGCGTATTATCCAGCGCATTATCGATCTTATTTTCGACTGCTACACCAAATGCTGGGAACCGGTATATCCGGTCGAGTTCGTTTATCAGCGTTCGGAAATGCACACCCAGTTCGTCAATATCGCCACGCCCAACGAGCCGGTGATTACCGCCAGCTTTACCTTGGACGCAGGAGAGGCAGGGGGCGGAAAAATGCATATCTGCTTTCCGTACACCATGCTGGAACCGCTCAGGGAAATTCTGGCCAGCAGCGTGCAGGGCGAGTCCATAACCGGCAGTAATCGCTGGATGAATCAGCTATCGCACCAGATCCGGGCTGCCGAACTGGAGATAATAGCCGACCTGGGTTCGGTCAGACTCAGAATGGAAGATATCGTAAACATGAAAGTAGGGGATATTATCCCTTTCGAAGTACCGGAAATCATCATCGCAAAAATAAACGGTGTGCCGGTTTCTGAATGCAGCTATGGGATATTTAACGGTCATCGCGCAATACGCATAAAAAACATGCTATCAATCAATGATATAGAAGCAACCCACGCCATAGTACAAGAGGCTAAGTATGGCTACTGA
- the fliL gene encoding flagellar basal body-associated protein FliL gives MELLELDDEPLNKRDKFRKPLLIGLAVLVLLAAVGGGVWYFVSRSPAVPEQESTEKETSTAAPVFFTLEPFIVNLQPSPIGKRMQITLSLQVSDEEQAEKLKQFNPEVRSRLLILLSSKAGSDISTTEGKTVLANEIIEQINQPFTGRKDAQEVTAVFFTSFVIQ, from the coding sequence ATGGAACTACTCGAACTCGATGATGAACCGTTAAACAAACGCGACAAGTTTCGTAAACCCTTGCTGATCGGACTGGCGGTGCTTGTTTTGCTGGCGGCCGTAGGCGGGGGTGTCTGGTACTTTGTTTCACGCAGCCCTGCTGTTCCCGAGCAGGAAAGTACTGAAAAGGAAACGTCTACAGCAGCGCCGGTTTTCTTTACCCTGGAGCCGTTCATTGTCAACCTTCAGCCCAGTCCTATCGGCAAACGAATGCAGATCACATTATCATTACAGGTCAGCGATGAAGAACAGGCGGAGAAGCTGAAGCAATTCAATCCTGAAGTCAGAAGCCGATTGTTGATATTGCTGTCCAGTAAAGCGGGGTCCGATATATCGACAACCGAAGGCAAAACGGTACTGGCCAATGAAATAATCGAACAGATCAACCAGCCGTTTACCGGACGCAAAGACGCGCAGGAAGTTACAGCGGTTTTCTTTACGTCGTTTGTGATTCAATAA
- a CDS encoding flagellar hook-length control protein FliK codes for MTKQADEQSGVTQSATTPTAVSASTSPADMTPVSRATAIAALMDSVASMVGSAQVSGSATNAAPQNKNPATQNPGDGAQEADAANKQNAVATALPPDAVTIATAALQNTALSYQQTTSGKTAKTASEQTSPASLEGNSAVSSASLKAAQATQPLTGLSVPVASTPAPGKASVQNAPAANNSLSQATTPTDRNAVMADSSASSESAAVQNAASIVQHMASTEANTPSVATATTHQVGVGLNAQQTDGMVALGTIVPQSQINASSVVSGASDSLRPPVGSQDWNTALSQQVAWMANSQQQTATLTLNPPDLGPMRIVLNLSDNTHQLGASFLAAHPETRAALEAAMPRLREMLDSAGIQLGQTSVGSGDTPSSNWAGNNRPQSQSQSFFSGDNGELVTGVETLVTPQINQQSAGIGLIDTHV; via the coding sequence ATGACGAAGCAGGCCGACGAGCAATCAGGGGTTACTCAATCGGCAACAACGCCAACTGCAGTGTCCGCTTCTACATCGCCGGCTGACATGACGCCGGTTTCCCGCGCAACGGCCATCGCCGCGCTGATGGACAGCGTCGCCAGCATGGTCGGAAGCGCCCAGGTTTCCGGATCGGCAACAAACGCAGCGCCGCAAAATAAGAATCCGGCTACGCAGAATCCAGGCGATGGCGCACAAGAAGCCGACGCTGCCAACAAACAGAATGCGGTAGCCACGGCACTGCCGCCGGATGCCGTGACCATAGCTACCGCCGCCTTGCAAAATACCGCCCTGAGTTATCAGCAGACTACCAGTGGGAAAACGGCAAAAACAGCGTCTGAGCAAACATCACCCGCGAGTCTGGAGGGAAACAGCGCGGTTTCGTCAGCCTCACTCAAAGCAGCTCAGGCGACTCAGCCACTGACGGGTTTATCAGTCCCGGTCGCCAGTACACCGGCACCCGGCAAAGCATCCGTTCAGAACGCGCCAGCAGCGAATAATAGCTTATCCCAGGCAACAACGCCAACCGACCGAAATGCGGTCATGGCAGATTCATCCGCATCCTCGGAATCCGCTGCTGTACAAAATGCAGCATCCATCGTACAGCACATGGCATCAACGGAAGCTAATACGCCCAGCGTCGCCACCGCCACGACGCACCAGGTCGGTGTCGGTTTGAACGCCCAACAAACCGACGGCATGGTCGCGCTGGGAACAATAGTTCCGCAAAGCCAGATCAACGCTTCTTCAGTGGTATCAGGCGCCAGCGACAGCCTGCGCCCTCCTGTAGGCAGCCAGGACTGGAACACGGCGCTGAGTCAGCAGGTTGCTTGGATGGCGAACAGCCAGCAGCAAACCGCTACTTTAACGCTAAACCCGCCTGACCTTGGGCCTATGCGTATCGTGCTCAATTTATCCGACAATACCCACCAATTGGGCGCATCATTTCTCGCCGCCCACCCTGAAACGCGTGCAGCGCTTGAAGCCGCCATGCCGCGCCTGCGGGAAATGCTGGATAGCGCCGGCATACAACTCGGACAAACCAGCGTAGGCTCAGGGGACACGCCGTCCAGTAACTGGGCCGGCAACAACCGCCCACAGTCACAGTCACAATCTTTTTTTTCCGGCGATAATGGTGAGTTGGTAACCGGCGTAGAAACTCTCGTCACGCCGCAGATCAATCAACAAAGCGCGGGAATAGGCTTGATCGATACGCATGTTTAA
- the fliJ gene encoding flagellar export protein FliJ: MVENSSLATLVELAAREAEQTAVRMSDAIREKEVAANKLAVLEQYREEYRDICAARMVEGLSILEYSNFQAFMANMDRTIAGQQQIVEKIQERVDNARGVWQAAERKRLSFDVLQAQEEKKRLHRENRLDQKLMDEYASLTKQHRKNSR; encoded by the coding sequence ATGGTGGAAAACTCATCGCTCGCGACACTGGTTGAACTGGCCGCTCGTGAAGCGGAACAAACGGCAGTGCGCATGAGCGACGCCATAAGGGAAAAAGAGGTTGCGGCAAACAAATTGGCTGTGCTTGAACAATATAGAGAAGAATACCGCGATATTTGCGCTGCGCGCATGGTGGAAGGACTTTCTATACTGGAGTACAGCAACTTTCAGGCTTTTATGGCAAATATGGATCGCACCATCGCCGGACAACAGCAGATTGTCGAGAAAATACAGGAGCGTGTGGATAACGCGCGCGGTGTCTGGCAGGCGGCGGAACGTAAACGCCTGTCCTTCGACGTATTGCAGGCACAGGAAGAAAAAAAGCGTCTGCATCGAGAAAATCGCCTTGATCAAAAGCTGATGGACGAGTATGCTTCACTAACAAAGCAGCATCGAAAAAATTCACGTTAG
- the fliI gene encoding flagellar protein export ATPase FliI: MTDGVNASPPPTLHRWARGFAATHARLNGLDTIRTSGRITRVTGLVMEAVGLQLPIGAACSIPMPNGNNVDAEVVGFEGNTLFLMPHSEVEGILPGTPVYVQEYACLPPSARELDEGASPVNSHARRLPVGMALLGRVLDGAGKPLDGGGPIHTEQLAQLTGRIINPLARTPITEIADVGVRAINGLLTVGRGQRMGLFAGSGVGKSVLLAMMARYTTADIIVVGLIGERGREVKEFIEHNLGEEGLARSVVIAAPADAPPLLRLQGASYATAIAEFFRDEGHDVLLIMDSLTRYAMAQREIALSLGEPPATKGYPPSVFAKLPALVERAGNGMEGGGSITAFYTVLTEGDDQQDPIADAARAILDGHIVLNRSLAESGHYPAIDVEQSISRVMQAITTPEHLNLARRLKQLYSRYERARDLIRVGAYVAGTDPVLDEAIHRRDDIAAYLQQGINERSDVTESLSRLSALFA, from the coding sequence ATGACTGACGGCGTAAACGCCAGTCCACCACCTACCCTGCACCGCTGGGCGCGTGGTTTTGCGGCAACGCACGCAAGACTGAACGGGCTGGATACGATACGAACTTCGGGACGTATCACACGCGTTACCGGGCTGGTCATGGAAGCAGTCGGCTTGCAACTGCCCATAGGCGCAGCTTGCTCGATACCCATGCCCAACGGCAACAACGTCGACGCAGAAGTGGTCGGCTTCGAAGGAAACACCCTGTTTCTGATGCCGCACAGTGAAGTCGAGGGCATACTTCCAGGCACACCGGTCTACGTGCAGGAATACGCCTGCCTCCCTCCGTCGGCGCGGGAGCTGGACGAGGGCGCCTCCCCGGTCAACAGCCACGCAAGACGCCTGCCGGTCGGCATGGCCTTGCTCGGACGCGTACTTGATGGCGCTGGCAAACCGCTTGACGGAGGCGGCCCCATACATACTGAGCAATTGGCGCAGCTGACCGGGCGCATCATCAACCCGCTCGCGCGAACGCCGATTACCGAAATAGCCGATGTAGGCGTACGCGCCATTAACGGCCTGCTGACTGTCGGACGCGGGCAACGCATGGGCCTGTTTGCCGGTTCAGGCGTTGGCAAAAGCGTTCTGCTGGCAATGATGGCGCGTTATACCACCGCAGATATTATCGTGGTTGGCCTGATAGGCGAACGCGGACGCGAAGTCAAAGAATTCATAGAGCACAACCTGGGCGAAGAAGGCTTGGCGCGCTCGGTGGTTATCGCCGCGCCGGCGGACGCGCCGCCGTTACTGCGGTTGCAGGGCGCCAGCTATGCCACCGCTATCGCGGAATTTTTTCGCGACGAGGGCCATGATGTGCTCCTCATCATGGATTCCTTAACCCGCTACGCCATGGCGCAACGTGAAATTGCACTCTCGCTGGGCGAGCCGCCCGCAACCAAAGGCTACCCGCCGTCGGTTTTCGCAAAGCTCCCTGCACTGGTGGAGCGGGCCGGCAACGGCATGGAAGGCGGCGGCTCCATTACCGCCTTTTACACCGTGCTGACCGAAGGCGACGACCAACAGGACCCAATTGCCGATGCGGCGCGCGCCATTCTCGACGGACATATCGTACTGAACCGGTCGCTGGCGGAAAGCGGACATTATCCTGCCATTGATGTCGAACAGTCGATCAGCCGCGTCATGCAGGCAATTACCACGCCCGAACACCTGAATCTCGCACGCCGCCTGAAACAATTATATTCGCGTTACGAACGCGCGCGCGATCTGATTCGCGTCGGCGCCTACGTTGCGGGTACCGACCCCGTACTGGACGAAGCCATTCACCGGCGCGACGACATTGCGGCCTATTTGCAGCAAGGCATAAACGAACGCTCCGACGTGACAGAATCCCTTTCCCGACTATCTGCACTATTTGCTTGA
- a CDS encoding flagellar assembly protein FliH — MSNYVRWSMQSLETPRHEDSKEDIELLRRQKETEIAIAEGRQQGYNEGKQQGYSDGYNSGHEQGMSEGMAEGRRLGEASATQIMAIMESFQAEREHADELIAQDLQTLALDLTRAILKTALPVHPELLLPLINGLVRDTYSKGGAQLHLHPDDLALLKHHMGEELEQASWKLSANPNMERGGCLLETPDTQVDASLSTRWRRLALALGGNTEWLVERERRKTPESISRQIVGGGAE, encoded by the coding sequence ATGTCTAACTACGTGCGCTGGTCCATGCAAAGCCTCGAAACGCCTCGGCATGAAGATAGCAAAGAAGACATCGAACTGCTGCGGCGCCAGAAAGAAACCGAAATAGCCATAGCGGAGGGACGGCAGCAAGGTTACAACGAAGGCAAGCAACAAGGCTACTCGGACGGATACAACAGCGGCCATGAACAGGGCATGAGCGAAGGAATGGCCGAAGGCCGTAGACTGGGGGAAGCATCCGCAACGCAAATCATGGCGATTATGGAGAGCTTCCAGGCCGAACGAGAGCATGCGGACGAATTGATCGCTCAGGATCTGCAAACCCTGGCACTGGACCTCACCCGCGCCATACTAAAAACCGCGCTCCCGGTACATCCGGAGTTATTGCTCCCGCTAATAAATGGGCTGGTTCGCGACACCTACAGTAAAGGCGGAGCACAATTACACCTGCATCCCGATGATCTGGCCTTGCTAAAACATCACATGGGAGAAGAACTGGAACAGGCATCGTGGAAACTGAGCGCCAATCCGAATATGGAACGCGGCGGCTGCTTGCTGGAAACCCCGGATACGCAAGTCGATGCATCGCTGTCAACACGCTGGCGCCGGCTCGCCCTCGCTTTGGGAGGCAATACCGAGTGGCTGGTGGAGCGTGAGCGCCGGAAAACTCCGGAAAGCATCTCGCGCCAGATTGTAGGAGGAGGCGCGGAATGA